The sequence GCTCTGCAATATCAAGTCATGGATTAGGCAGTGGAGACATGGGAGGGAAACCAATGAAACAACAAAATAATGCTATAATTTAACAATAATTAACCACTGATAACCAACACTATATATTCATGAATGACCTGTAATGTTGATTTGAACATCGGATGCTCCAGATAGATCACAACTATTCAAACAAAAATCTGTTCAGAAACTTGTTTTCAATAAACTGATAATGCGAAGACTACACAAACATACATATCTTCAGCACTGCAATGTATCTCGGCTTCATTAAAGTAATCAGCGATCCACCCTTCAAACGATGGATCCAAGCACTCATTACTGGATGCCGATGCACCAtctaagaaattaaaaatatatatatatatatatcactaaATACAATGTTTGTAGATTTGATGTTCATATatctcacataaattttttgaGAGAAACAAAACCTGCAAATCCAGCAACCCACTCTGACATATCATGCATATTAGCTTCAAGCGAATCCTGTGTCTCCTAAACAAAGAACAGCAACAGATTATTGACTATCTAGGAGGTAGGAACCATCAGATGGTGCTGCAATTACTCTTTTACCGAAAAAATATACCTTAGACCTTAAAAATATGCCATCATTGTAAAGAGGTGCATTCAAAACTTCAGACTCAAACTGAAGCATCCTGCGCCTTTTTGCTTGAAAGGACGGCTCCCTGCATTGCTCTGACTCTTCTTTCCCTGTAACTTCTGCAGTAGTTAAACAAAATGCATTTACACAGTGACAGTACCAATATCCATTAATTGTTGTTTCCAGATACTGTTGCCAGATGGGCATCTGCGGGCATCTCTTCAGATTCGACAAAGTACAAGAAGCAAATTGTTGTGTGAAGGAATCAATATAGAAGACTAATTTGCAATCAAAAAGTGTGCATTTTTATGAGACGCGTAACCATATATGCAACTTCTCCATGCATTTGAAACATGTGGAATAATGAATAAACCATTCTGCTATATTTGTGCAATGCTTAGTTTCTTAAACCAAGAATGTTAAAAAAGAAGCATAATACGAATGAATGAATAATTGTGTCATCACTTTTTCCTCGCCCATCacataaattcatattttaatgcTAACATGGCTACCCGGATAGGGATACACCAGTACCTCTGTCTTTGCATTGTAAGTTCATCTAATAAGGATGATAGCTGATTTGATGAAAGTTGAATCGTTCAAAACAAAGAACACAAGCGCAATAGAAAAGGATAAGAAATAGTGATACTAGTATGAGTACAGGATGAGTAAGGCCCCATCCCCACCATTTTTTACTACATGGCAAGTTAAATCCCCACATTCCTTGACTGGAGTAGTTCCATCATCTAATGTAACAGAGAAATGGTCTTCATTTTGCTTCACTCCACCCAGATGCCATTTAGATATTTCTGATCATCGTAGAATACAAGCCAAAATCATCACCCAAGTTCAAATGAGCAGTTTACTTGAGGGTTGGGGGATTAAAAATGACAATTTGACTAACCTATGTCGGTAGCATCCTCAAAATCACACTCCTGACACTGCCAATCCCACGAGTCACTGTCATcaattaaaagaaaattttaaatctCATACAGCAACATGAGATGCTAAAGATTAAGATAATAATGTAGCAAAGAAATCATGAAAAAATTAACCACGAAGATCACGATGTGGTAGAATCAAGAAAGTGAACCACAGGGTTTGAACTGATGAACAAAGTAGAATTGTAAGGGACATCTATGTACATTAATAATAACCAAAATGCTCAACATCTCACCACCCAGTTAGCCTATGGCATATCAGTACATATCTCGGAATTCCAGTTCATATGTAATGTAGTAACTTGGTCCGGGGTTTGAGTCTAGGTGAGCATGAGTAAAAAGATGCACCACATTCATCGATGCGACAAAGTTTCGAGTGGGGAATATAAGGAAGACAACAAAAGGCAGCTCCATATCCCTTATTCCTGACCTATAAATCCAACAACTGACGATGTTTCACTTAGGCATTTCCCTCGTCAAATCCTCCACAGACATTTCAAGCAGAATTATCAGCATGCtcttttagattttatttttaaacaaagaAATTAAAACTATACCCGCAAAATTCTATTGTATGAAACTAAAATTGTAAGAACCACCCCcacccccaaaaaaaaaaacaaaaaaaacagagAGAGAGGGAGATTaagccccaaaaaaaaaaaaaaaaaaacatcgaaATCCACACCATCGTCACAATTTTCTCACATGTCTGAAGCAAAATAAAACCCAAACCCACCGAAGATCACACAGAATCAAACTTAACAAGTACCAAGAACAAGCATTTCCAATATTTTTAACAGCCCACAGAAAGGAGGCATTCggagaaataataattaaaaaaaaatcgtcAAAAAAAGCAAAACCGAAACACAACCCGGTGATCTACAACAAAGGAAAAATCAGCttgcaaacaaacaaacaaacgaaCGCACTTTTCGTTAACATTGCTCATTAGGATGGATGGATGAACTTCTTTACAAGGGAGTTTAGGTCTCGTCCAATATAACTTTAAATATCTATGGCATGAAAAGAAACGAAAGTCAAATGGAGAAtcctttttttaaataaatttgccCAAATAATCTGGAGGGAGCAAAGTGGTTGCTACTTAAGTcacttgttttgtttttgtttttgttttttttccaaaaaaaaaatgttcaaTTTATCATCTAGTCTAAtctatttttatgttgaactAAGACGAAATCATGACATTAGACTATAGTTTTTCTCTCTTGtgcaaaaaaacaataataaaatactcatcttaaatatttaattttgaaacgAGCAAACTATGCTAGTCAGTTAAACCGCAATATACAAGTCTTGTTCGACAGGGTAATCCAAAAAGATGTTGACAAAAGAAATCGATCTACAGACATCTGGCCTAACGTTCACATATTCCACCAATTTGGACACCCCCTTGAAGGCTAGGATACTATTTATTTGAGTTAGTTTTTGGTATGAAGTTATATTCAATTCCATAATCATAAGAACTTAAACTCACAGTTATGGGTTGAATTGCAGTTGATATCTTGTCAACTTTACGGTCCATCTGTTCTTTCCGAGTCTGTTAGAATAAGTTCttgataattatatatataacttgtATAATCCTCTTCTTAAATTAGCTTTTAGAATGAAATTAGACTCAAATTCATTATCTTAACGAAGTAGAGACACAGTGGTCACATCCTTGAATaacttttaatgtttttttttctgaagCACGGGGCTTGTATTGGGTGCATCATTTGGTAGTTGGGCATTGAATTGTGCATTGTGTGTGGGCTGTTTCAATGGAAGAATTAATAAACGTTAATAAATTATAATCGACGCAAAACTAGAAGTCTAAAATATTTATGCTCAGTCCAGTAGTTATCACATTTAAAGAGTGATGGAGGcaagatatcatcaaatttTACGTGTATGTATAAAttctattatatatatgctAGTGcagttttatttaaaataataataataaattcattGGATTAGCCTCACACTGTCTTGTCAAATGGAATTTACTTGACTAGTGTTGTTTGCAAGTCATTGCGTTAGTTCACAGACTTAGTAAGTATGCATCGAAAAATAATGGCTATGAATTCCCACATCGTAacaaataaaaaaggaaaaaattataatttataattatattgaaGTAATATTTTCCAGTTTACTTGTGTATTTGAACGTGAATTTTGTAATGTTCttcttttcttaaaaaaatttccacAAAAATAATTGAGTCGTATTGTATGATAACCGACTTGGTTCGTTAATATGATGTCAAACTAATTTATATTTACAACTCTCCTATTTGACTAAACTAAtgcaaatattaaaaatacgtAAATGAGGAAAACTAACAAACCATTGTATAAGTAAGGTTAGTCTATGCTATATCGGGAGTGTTTTTTCCTATATTTCAATACCATTAGATCATGTGAGACTctcatatttttatgaaaattgacatgTGTGTTGATGATCCAATGATTAACATTTAACCACATCATGGAGAAGAAGTATTTCAGGTGTAGCATAAAATAATCCGTATAAgtttaaaaaatcatttatcTAAATACCAATAATTATATATCACACTTGATGCATGTGCCAATCACCAACTATTCATCATTCACCCAACTCATGTACGTCCAGCTACTAGTGTAATCTAAAGCAACGAACAGTTAAATGAAAGCAGTTAAGTGCACTCAATGAAGTACACAATTAATAATATCGACCGATTTCAATGTACACTTGCTTTTGGTGGCATAAATTTATGGTGATTTTTTCAATAAAGGATGAAGTTGAGAATAATCACTCACTTTAATGGAACCCGAGAAAATTATCCAAACCCAAAACGAGTTCATCAGTGAGATATAAAAGCTCTTGTAAGATGGTCTTACCAAtcaattttgtaaaataatCTTCTATTTGAGTTATCTATTAAGAAATACTACTTGTTATGTCAAaactcaaaagtattattttttgttgTAAATATAAATAGGATTGACCCATCTTATGAATAAAAATACGTGAGATCATTTCAGAAAAGATCTACTCGTTGTGAGAGTAGTGAATCTCAATTCCCAATGGTCGAACATTTTATAATTAACCAAAATAAATATCCTATATAATAAATACTAAAACCAGGGGCGGCCCTAAGGTAGCGCGGGCCGGCCGACCGCCCAGGGTTCCACCTTGAGAAGGGCCCtcgattatttaaaaaaaattaatatttaaattaatatctaaataaatttaattaatagatataacaaaataaaaaaaatcgtaGATAAGTTTTTGTAACAAAAATATTGCTCCAAATGAGTTAAATCACCACAAACTCTCATGGTTTACTAATTCTGTTCAACTTCTATCTCCTTTCCGCATGCGGCCCTCCAACCAATTTAATTCATGCACAAAAATTTCTCGCAGACCTCCGTTGTATTATAGGTAGACATACCgtcaaatttttatttacttattaTTCAATTAAATCATGTTGATTACTCAAATTGCATGTTATGAAATCGAATAATTTTACAAaaggtataaattttttttcattttttttcatttactaATGGATTGTtgcatcattattttattaatttatagcACACTAATTTATTATctttctcatatatatatatatatatatatatatatatatatagagtttctttcaagtgcccacctaccatgcccacctatcatgcccacaaatgatgtggcactattctattggatgtgataaagatatGATAAATTGTagatccaatagaatagtgtcacgtcattggtgggcatggtaggtgggcacttgaaaaaaactatatatatatatatatatatatatattctattggatgtgataaagatatGATAAATTGTagatccaatagaatagtgtcacgtcattggtgggcatggtaggtgtatatatatatatatatatatatatatatatatatatatatatatatatatatatatatatatattctattggatgtgataaagatatGATAAATTGTagatccaatagaatagtgtcacgtcattggtgggcatggtaggtgggcacttgaaaaaaactatatatatatatatatatatatatatatatatatatatgtatatatatatgtatgtatatatatagagttttgcaaTCCTGCCCACCtaccgtgcccacctaatgtgcctaccatgaggtgacactcaactattggacgcacaattcatcacatccaatagttgagtgccacctcatggtgggcacattaggtgggcacggtgagtgggcaggatagcaaaattgtatatatatatatatatatatattgttcgtATTTGACTTCATTATTTAGTATTATTTTACAATGTTTATGAATTTAGTTAAATAGTTTCATTCTTGCACAAATATTCATCATAAAATGTCAACAAATGATGACtttgttttttaaaatgcaATAAGAgtgaattttgttgaaaaatattattattattaatattatgttgaatattgaatgttgaatgttgaatattgagttgtaaaatgtggaaaattaatgtgtgatgatgtagatgatgatgtatttatttttagactaatctca comes from Henckelia pumila isolate YLH828 chromosome 4, ASM3356847v2, whole genome shotgun sequence and encodes:
- the LOC140864651 gene encoding protein XRI1-like isoform X2; protein product: MSNVNENDSWDWQCQECDFEDATDIEISKWHLGGVKQNEDHFSVTLDDGTTPVKECGDLTCHVVKNEVTGKEESEQCREPSFQAKRRRMLQFESEVLNAPLYNDGIFLRSKETQDSLEANMHDMSEWVAGFAGWIADYFNEAEIHCSAEDICDLSGASDVQINITELCKMPPEYNASAVTNHPINSRRSGAFKGRKSYMRTLPKPSSSVVYPFAFIKPCGAHGDMTLEDINQKLHAPPKSKQDQEDDRSVSFPTSAFSGKPVVGKTKIQTEGGEGSITIMRTKG
- the LOC140864651 gene encoding protein XRI1-like isoform X3, yielding MPIWQQYLETTINGYWYCHCVNAFCLTTAEVTGKEESEQCREPSFQAKRRRMLQFESEVLNAPLYNDGIFLRSKETQDSLEANMHDMSEWVAGFADGASASSNECLDPSFEGWIADYFNEAEIHCSAEDICDLSGASDVQINITELCKMPPEYNASAVTNHPINSRRSGAFKGRKSYMRTLPKPSSSVVYPFAFIKPCGAHGDMTLEDINQKLHAPPKSKQDQEDDRSVSFPTSAFSGKPVVGKTKIQTEGGEGSITIMRTKG
- the LOC140864651 gene encoding protein XRI1-like isoform X1 — translated: MSNVNENDSWDWQCQECDFEDATDIEISKWHLGGVKQNEDHFSVTLDDGTTPVKECGDLTCHVVKNEVTGKEESEQCREPSFQAKRRRMLQFESEVLNAPLYNDGIFLRSKETQDSLEANMHDMSEWVAGFADGASASSNECLDPSFEGWIADYFNEAEIHCSAEDICDLSGASDVQINITELCKMPPEYNASAVTNHPINSRRSGAFKGRKSYMRTLPKPSSSVVYPFAFIKPCGAHGDMTLEDINQKLHAPPKSKQDQEDDRSVSFPTSAFSGKPVVGKTKIQTEGGEGSITIMRTKG